The nucleotide window AGGCTCTTGATAAAATAGCTCCCGGTGTTGCATCAAGATACACGCTTCTTTACGGAATTGAAGTCAAATTTTACAGCGCAAGAGTCAAATTAAGCAAAGAGCTCGAAACAGAAGGAATTAAAAATCTGTTTGCAATAGGAGATGGCGCAGGAGTGACAAGAGGCTTAATCCAGGCTTCCGCTTCCGGCGTTCATGCTGCAAGAGTTATT belongs to bacterium and includes:
- a CDS encoding FAD-dependent oxidoreductase — translated: ALDKIAPGVASRYTLLYGIEVKFYSARVKLSKELETEGIKNLFAIGDGAGVTRGLIQASASGVHAARVICSR